GTCTTTTGTCCCCAGTGCGGATACGTATGAATCAGCAAGTTGTTATTTTCAGCCCATTCTTCAAGTTCCTGTATGTGTTCTTGCATCAACTTCTCAACATTATCAGCAGAGAACTTTCGTTGAAAGCCTTCCTTTCCCGCAATGTCCCAATACTCAAGGTACATTTTATGAAGGCCTCGTAGTTCTTTCATCGGACCTTTGTTCTCAACATAGTTTTTTACGGCTGCTCGTACCCAGCGCCGTTTTAATTTCTTAAAGGAATAATAACGAAGCTTGGTATAAACATCTTCTTCATTTTGAAATTCATAAAATTCTTCATAAAGTTGATTGACATAGGCTTCGACATCAATGATATCGATGGAGATTAGTTGTTCGGTAACATCGTTCTCGAGCAGTGTCTTTGCTGCTTGAGAGACAACAAGCTGTCTATGTTGGACGGATAAGGTAGAGTCCATAATGCACGCCCCCTTTAATTCGATATAGCTAGCATAGCATGTCTCAAGAGGAGTGGGGAAATTAGATAAAAAGCGTGCGCCGGCGCACGCTTTTTATCTAATTGATAGCTCTTAATAAACATCCTTGAACGAAATTTTAAAATGATTGTTTCACGTGAAACAAAAACTTGAATTAATTATTAATTGTCTAACTGAAAAAAAATATGTGTTATTATACGATTTTTTTATTGATGTTAGATGTCTAAAACAAAAAGTGTGCGCCGGCGCACACTTTTTGTTTTAGACGAATCCTCATTTTGTAATTGAAATGAGGATTCGTTGTATGTAATTCCTACTAAAGCTTAGTAAAGGCATAAGTTCCTTGTAGAATACCAAGATTAACGCGTAAGCTTTTTGAGATTCAAGACAATGAAGGTAAGCATCGCTTGAAGCGCCTTTTTTTCAGGCACCGATAGCGAATCCAACGCATATTATGCCTCTCTTTGGTGTCTGCAATACATCCTCGATTGTTTCTTGACACTTTCGGTACAGCGTGCAATTCAAACCTATATGCCTGAGATACTCTACTTCATCCATCGCTTCTTCCCAGAGATGACGATGAATGACTTTTCTGTGATTGCGACTCTGCAGAAAAACGAAGGACACAATGATTCTCCCCAACAAACGATTCAAGAAGAACAAAAAAACACAATCATTCTCTTTAGAGAAAAATTGTACTTTGTGTTCAGTCTGAAAAAAGTGTGCGCCGGCGCACACTTTTATTTCTTAAAAACAGCAATTTCTAATTGAATACTAACAGTATTATGACCCTTTATGATTTAACTGTGGTGTCTTCATACCAAAAAAGAGAATAATCCATCATAAGTGAAGTTTCATTTTGTTGTCTAAGCATGGCAGTGATATTACCTAAATGGTACGTCCCATGGTTAGATACGTGTAAGAAAATTTCTTCATAGGTTGTTTGACGTGGACCTGACCAGGGATTATTTACATCTATCATCACAGTGAGGTCTGAGTTTTCGTTTAAGAAGGTTTGATACTTTAATGATACATTTTTGAATGCCATTTTGAATTCTTCAATTGTATAGGCATCAGTAAGCGGTAATTGACTCATCGCATCCTGTAATGCTTGTTGAAAATCTACTTTTCCTAGAATTTGAATCCACATGGTATCAACAGCAAGAATATGGCTGAGGGTTTTAGCAATAGTAGGATAAGAGCTTTTGATCTCCTTTATTAAAACTTCTTTCGGCAAATTATCTAGATGATCTAACATCACTCTCATTGCCCATTCATGATAAGAAACCATCGATTTTCCAGCGTTCATTCAAATCGCTCCTTTAGTTGTAATAGTAATCGTTGTCTAACTACGTTTAGTATAAAAAAGGATATATGACAACTGACTGTCATATATCCTCATATAAATTCAATATTTTTTTAGCTTCATTTTTTAAGACATCTTGTAAGTATAAAGGTTGAATGACTACTACGCCTGAATGGAAACTTAACAATATGTTAATGAACCATTCTGCATTCAATGGTGGAGGTAACATCAATGTCACTGTGATACTACCATCTTCTTCTTGCGTCATCGAGTGATGTTGAAAATGATTTAATACTAAGTGAATGGATTGAGTATGGACACGTAAAATGACACGCTCTTTTGGAGGGACAACTACTGGTAGCTCCTTGGGTAAACGATGAGTATCCTTAATAGAAATTGTTAGTCTCTCAAGGTTGAGTATATGTGAGACTTTAAACTCGCGATAGTCGTTTCTTAAATAGCAATAAGCGTATAGATACCACGTTCGGAACTTATATTGTAGTGAAAGAGGATCTACCTCTCGAGTAGTCTATTCATTTTGAGAGCTAATATACTGAAAACAAACGCGTGTTGATTCTTTAATGCTTTTTTGAAGATTGATTAAAAAAGAGGGATTGACTGAGAAGTGAGTTAAATCAATATGTAGATGATTCTTTTGTTCTTCTGATGTGAGAATGGACAGACGATCAACAGTCTTTTTAAGATCGTGATCATTTAATTGGTCCGATAAATTTTTGACTAAAGACAATACCTCAAGCATAGAAGAAGCGTCTAAAAACGTTTTATCCCATTTGTAATTCTCTATAATACCGAATCCACCGTTTGTTCCATGGTACGAAGTAATAGGAATACCAGCTGCACTAATGGTTTCGATATCTCGATAAATTGTTCTCTGAGAGACATTTAATTCTTCAGCTAGTTGTGAAGCAGAAATGGTAGAGCGATGAAGTAGCTTAAATATACATAGTTAGTAAACGTTCAAGTTTCAATGGAATCTCCTTTACGTTAAACACGACGGAAGTTTTTATGTATATCTTTAAAGTGTAAATGATTTCATCTTAATTAATAATTGAAACGCATTTAGTATCATTAAAAATAAAATACAATAACAAAAAGTATGATATGCTCTCCAAAAAGTAGACAGTTGAAATAACAAAAACTGTCTACTTTTTTGAAGGGAGCTTTTTCTATGACTAATTCTAAGTTTTCGTCAGATGAAAAACTACAAATCATTAAGATGTGTGAGGATGGAATCGACTCAATCAAATCGATTGCCTCGCTCTTCGAGCTTTCAGTTAGCACCTTAAATAGATGGAGGACAAAATATCGTACGGGCGGCTGCATGGCACTTCGTAATTGAACAGAGTGGACGCGTTATCCGGAAGAACTGAAGATGAAGGCTATACGAGCATTACTCGACCAAAAGGAATCGCTTATTAGCGCTACGGCACGGTTTGATATCTCGGATAAAAGCCTGCTTGCGAATGGATAGAGAAGTATACTAGTCATAGTACTCAAGGGAAACCATTGAAGGAGCGATCCACTATGACTAAAGGTAGAACCACTACATTCGAAGAGCGTGTCCAGGCAGTCATGGACTGTATACAGAACAGAAAAGACTATCAAAGCATCATGAAGACCCATCGGGTCTCGTACCAACAAATTTATAGCTGGGTAAGAAAGTTCGAAAAGGACGGAATCGACGCACTGATGGACCGCCGCGGACGTCAGAGGCCAGTAGAAGAATTGACGGATACAGACCGTTTGGCGTTGGATCTGAAACGACTCGAGAAAGAAAATGAGCGTCTACGCATGGAGAACGATTTCTTAAAAAAGTTAGAGGAGATCGAGAGGAGGTCACGTTAAGTCAAATTCGTCTTCAAGATAAATATGAAGCCATCCAATCATCGGTCGAGCAATTCGGTTATCCGATCATCGTCCTATGTCACCTCGCAAGTGTCTCGCGCGCTGCCTATTACAAGTGGTTACGTCGGATTGGTATACCGCAGAAACGTGAGACTGAGAATATGAAAATCATCGAAGAGATGAACGAGATCCACCTTTCGGTGAAAGGAATCTATGGCTATCGCCGAATGACATTGAACCTGAAACGTCGTTTCGGAAGAAACGTTAACGCAAAGCGTGTCCGTCGCCTGATGCATGTCGCTGGTATTCACTGTGTCATACGTCGGAAACGTCCTTTGTATATTCGTAATCGTCCTCAACAGACCGCAGAGAACATTCTGAACCGTGATTTCAACGCAGCAGAGCCGAATCAAAAATGGGTGACGGATGTGTCACGGGATTGAAGTACGGCGCCTCTCAGAAGGCATATTTGAGCGCTATTCTGGACCTATATGATGGATCCATCCGCGCCTTCGTTCTTAGGCACTCAAACAATAACGAACTCATATTCGATACACTCGAACTCGCCCTTCAAGGTGCACCCGAAAGTCGTCCATTGCTTCATAGTGATCGAGGATTCCAATATACGTCGCATATGTTTCGTCACATGACACGGGTGGCAGGCATCACACAAAGTATGTCTCGGGTTGGTAAATGTATTGATAACGGTCCGATGGAGTCTTTTTGGGGAGCGTTGAAGTGCGAAAGTTATTATCTACATAAGTTTGTGGAGTTCGACGAACTCCGACTCGCGATTCAGAAATATATTTACTTCTACAATGAAGAACGATATCAACAACGATTAAACGGCTTGGCTCCATTAGAATACAGAGCGCAAGCCGTTTGAAGGATTTTTATTATTTGTCCTGTCTACTTGACAGGGAGCAGTTCAGTATGCGCCGCGCATACTTTTTGTTATTTCACTTACCACATTGTCAGTTAAGAAATTTAATCATTTATTTAATCTTAAGTAGATCTACCAATTGTAATGCGCGAGAAAATTCATACACACTTGTCAATTCCAATCACATGCATTTCCATCATTATCGCGGTCTAAATCATGGGGATCAACTGCAGGACCTCCGGCAGCTATATAAAAATCTTGAGCGGCTTGGGCACTGGAAAAATCACCACAGTCGCGATCTGCTCCAGAAGGGTCGTATTCAAGATCAGTTGCTACTTCTGTATCTGCTTCATCAACGTATTCCTCATCAGATATACTCTCATCTTCATTTATCATTTCTCTACTTGCTAAAGAGGCTTCGAGTTCGTCGATTTTCTCTTTTGCAGCAATATGTTTCGTCTCTTCTTCTTTGAGTTTACTCTCTAAAGCAGTACGTTTGTCTGCTTCTTCCTTGTAGCTTTCAACGGTTTGCAGACGTAATTCTTTTTCTCGTTCTAACTCCTCTTTCAATTTTTTCGTTTCTTGTTGCTGCTCTTTTAGTTTAAGTTGCGTGTCCTTTAAAGATGTTTCTAACTCCTTTGACTCTATTTTTAATGATTCCAACATCTTTGTTTCCTTGGTAGAGGATCCGGCTTCAATTTTTTGAGGTTCATTTATTCGGTCTACCATGTAGATAGAAATTGAAAAAGCAATGAATACACCTAGCCAAACGACAAAGGTTGGGTACTTCACTGGATTTCGAAGCCTCGGTTTAAAGTAAAAGTATAGACCAACTGCTGAGATCAACAAGCCAATGAGACTCCAAAAGGTGATAGTGAAGAGTAAAAGATAGACAATAGCAATCACGACGAGCAATATTACTTTTCGGATGTTCATAAGTTCAGCTCCTTTAAAAATATTTGTATTTTTATTGTACATATTTACAAGGGAAAATAGATTAGGAATTTTATAGTTTTTCTCTAAAAAATCGCTTACAACACTCGAGTACTAATTTGAGTAAAGCATAAGAAATTACTGATCAAACATAGTTGATAGCTTTTAAGAGAATAAACTTACATCAATCTAAGTGACTTAAAAGTAATCAGAATAGGCTGTATATCGCAGTCGATACACAAAGGACTGTCGATCAGGAAATCGTGAATGACTCGGTAGAGGAAAAAATGATTCATAACTTAGATAATGAGAAAGGCAACTTACACATCAAAGAACTTAACTCTTACGTAATTGTGCAGAACTCCAATGCTTGTATGGGAAAGAAAATGAATCGTTGATTGAATTGGTACGTTTTTATTCAAAAAGTAGTAAAAACGTAAAATAGAGTGCGTATACTTTAAGACAAAAAAAATTAAATATAAACTGAAGAGAGAAGACGACATACTTACTACTTAATGGCCCCTATAAGATGATTACGCAAGATAAGCTTTATACATTGCAAACATTAATGATTCGGACTACTAGGTCACGTAATTGATCTGAAATATCGAATCGCTCGTATATTAAGACATAATTAAAGAAAGAAAAAATGATAATTAGTATTGCCTAGTATAAGATATGACCGTAACAAAGTAATCCGAATCAGATAATGAACCTATTTTTACGCTCGATCTTTAAAGAGATACTATTAACGAATCGCTTTCATCATCATTGACAGGTGTTTACAAGACTACTAAAGTGAAGGTAACTTAAATAGAATCACTAGGGGTGTTATTAAACTGAGATGAGTAGCTACTCAAACCCTTTGAACCTGAACTAGGTCGTACTAGCGTAGGAAAGTGTAAACTCTGATGAAAAAGCGGAGACGATGATGTCGCTCTTTGCTATGTGGTTATTTAGACGTGCGCAACTTTCCTTTTGGAGAGTTGCGTTTTTTGTTTACTACTTCGCTATTTAAGTTGCAAAAATAAATGGGGGAGTGGACAAGAATGAGCAGAATAGTTTTAGTCACAGGAAGTAGCAGTGGACTTGGAGCGACGATTGCGAGGGTGTTAGTGAACAATGGATTTAAAGTGGTGATTAATTACTTCAAAAGCAAAGATGCGGCAGAACAGCTTGTAAGCGAACTAGGAGTAGAAAATGCACTTGCCCTGTATGCAGATGTTACGAAGCAGGATGATGTCGAGAGCATGATGCAATCCGCAACAGCACATTATAGTCAAATCGATGTTGTCATTAATAATGCATTAGTAGACTTCAAATTTGATCCGGTTGCTCAAAAATCGTTTATCGACTTGCAATGGGAAGATTATCAAAAGCAACTGGATGGAACGATAAAAGCGGCGTTCCACGTCATCCAGAGTGTGCTGCCACAATTTATGGAACGACATAATGGTAGTATCATCAGCATTGGAACAAACCTTTATCAAAATCCAGTCGTTCCTTATCATGAATACACAACAGCAAAAGCAGGTTTAATAGGATTTACACGAAATCTAGCCGCGGAACTAGGTCAATATGGAATCAACGTGAATGTTGTCTCCGGCGGATTGTTAAAAGTAACGGATGCTAGTGCTGTGACAACTGCTGAAGTATTCGATTTCATTGCTCAATTGACACCATTGAAAAAAGTGACGAGACCAGAAGAAGTGGCTCAACTAGTTGCCTTTTTGGCATCAGAAGCAGCATCTGGGATTACCGGTCAAAACGTAACGGTCGATGGTGGATTAACGATGAATTGAAGCGGACGTTTTAAAAGTTTCTGAGCTTGTAAGAGAAGGGATTCGTGAACAGAAGATGACGAATAAAAATCAGTTAAATATTAGCGTTTTGTTATATGGATGTGGTCATCACCAAGCCGCATGGTTAATGCCTGATTCCGCGATTAAAGAGATCGGAGAGAGCCGCTATTATCAGCGATTGGCTCAAATAGCGGAAGCTGAATGTTTGGATACAGTATTTTTTGCGGACAATCAATCCTTTCCGGCTAATAATGCAACTGACTTACCTGTCTATTGGTTGGATCCTTTAATCAATTTAACGGCTATTTCTCAAGTGACGAATCATATAGGATTAGTCTTCACGATATCGAGTACGTTCTCCAATCCATATACAGCAGCCAGGCAACTCCTAAGCCTTGATCACGTGACGAAGGGGAGGGTAGGGTTGGAACTTAGTGACTTCGATGACAGATTGGGAAGCGTTAAACTACGGGATGGAGACACTACCTCCGAGGGAAGAACGGTATAACAAGGCGGACGAATTCGCGGTATTGATGGAGAAGCTATTTTTATCGTGGAATCAAGCGGCTTTTCTCACGGATCGATCAGATAATCAATTGATTGATCCTGAACGGATTCAGGCTATCGATCATTCTGGAGCCTATTTCAGTGTAAAAGGTCCCTTGTCTACGCCGTGTAGTCCTCAAGGAAAGCCAGTAGCGATGCAAGCGGGGGCTTCTGAACAAGGGATTGCCCTTGCAGCAAAACATGCTAACGCCGTGTATTCTGTGTCATGGAATTTTAGACAAGCGAGAGTGTTTCGTGAAAAACTACAGAGACAAATTGAACAAACTGAATCACCGAATCGAAAAATTAAGATATATCCAGGCTTAGTGACCTATGTTAGAAAAACATGAGAAGAGGCATTGGCAAAAAAAGCCGAACTAGATGAAAAATTACCGGTTGCCAATGCCTTAAAACAATTGAGTTTCTTTTTACAGCAGGACTGCTCCACATGGGATCTCGAAGCAAAGATTCCAAAATTACAACTTATAGAGGAGCTCTCGAGACCTATTAGATGCTATAGAACAGTTCTAGAAATCATCCATGATACAGATTCAATGTTTAAAGAACTAATAGATTATTTATCAATGAAAAAAGATGCCTGGGATTAATCGGTGATTCGAGATAAACTATAGATTAAATGGAATTTTATAGACATAATCGTTCTTATTCTAAAAAAGAAGATCATTTAAAGGGAGCTATCAAGAAACTAAACTTTAAGAATAATTATATTTTGTTTATCTAATAGATAGATAATTTGACTAATTTTCTCCATTCAGTATGTATACGATATAAAAGATATTAAACAATTTAAGGTGCTAAATTCTTACGTAACAAAGAAGAATTGCACCTTAAAGAGTGATTTTATCACTATGATAAATAACACTATTTTTAATAATATTTAAAAAGCATAAACTCGTTAACACGCAATACCTAAGCGATTTAAACTGTAGAAAATTTTATTTATTTATCATATTTTATTTCGTCAATACGATTATTCAAATCATCAATTTCCATTTCTACTTTATTTTTCTCTGAATTTAAATACTCTATAATTTCTAAAGTTTCAAGGAATTCATCAAATTCAATTGGTTTTCTTTGGTGTTCTTCCATTAAGTCAATTTGTTCATTAAGAGAATGCAAAGCTAAAAATTTTGTATGCTTAGTTGATATTAAAGTATCAATAAGAGATAAATTTTTATTATGTTTATGTGACTGCATATCCTCTGATTTACTATTAGAATTTGATATATAATTCTCCCATTCAAAATTTTCAAAATCAAAATCTGAAGTTTCAGTTATTGATATCAAGTCTTGAATTTCATTAGAAATTTTATTTAAAAAGCTATTAGAATTAAACATGAATAAATCTGCTTTTGCAAGTCGCAACATTTCGTTTTTTAACTCAGCTCTTGGTCCAAGTGATTCTCCATGTAATTTATACCACCAATCTTCTTTATTATCATCTGTAATAAAAATTACTCGATCAATATCTGATTCTTTAGCCCTTTTAATAATTTGCTTCCAAATTATTAAATCTCCATATTTTTGATTAAAATTTATACCATTATAATGCGTAACATCTTCTTTTTTAAAATCGCTATAGCCAGGGGGATTTTATTTTCGTATCTATTTTTTGCATCTGAAAGTTCATTAGTTAGTTCTTCTTGCGAAAAACTAGCTCCTATTTTATCTTTAAAAATTGTCCCAAAATTGGTAGCTAAATCTTCTTCTAAATTCAACATTTTGAAAATATTTTCAATAGAAGAAGACACTTCATTTTGTAATGTTTTTAATTTTTCTTTAGTATCTGAAATTATTAGATCTTTTTGTTCTATTACATCACTACTTTTTAAGGTGATGCTTTGAATTTCGTTAGTAATTTTTTTTTCAAAGTCACTAAATATTTTTATTATGTCATTATTTTTTTTACTTGGTTGATTTTTTAAATCATATAATGTTTTTTTTCTTCTCAAGTTAAATTCTAACCCTACTTGATAAGGAATCCATAAATTTTGCTGAACACTGTCCATAGCATCTATTAATTTTTTTCTCGTTTCATCTGAATATCGAT
The window above is part of the Exiguobacterium acetylicum genome. Proteins encoded here:
- a CDS encoding helix-turn-helix transcriptional regulator: MFKLLHRSTISASQLAEELNVSQRTIYRDIETISAAGIPITSYHGTNGGFGIIENYKWDKTFLDASSMLEVLSLVKNLSDQLNDHDLKKTVDRLSILTSEEQKNHLHIDLTHFSVNPSFLINLQKSIKESTRVCFQYISSQNE
- a CDS encoding helix-turn-helix domain-containing protein translates to MTNSKFSSDEKLQIIKMCEDGIDSIKSIASLFELSVSTLNRWRTKYRTGGCMALRN
- a CDS encoding IS3 family transposase, with protein sequence MKIIEEMNEIHLSVKGIYGYRRMTLNLKRRFGRNVNAKRVRRLMHVAGIHCVIRRKRPLYIRNRPQQTAENILNRDFNAAEPNQKWVTDVSRD
- a CDS encoding IS3 family transposase, with translation MGDGCVTGLKYGASQKAYLSAILDLYDGSIRAFVLRHSNNNELIFDTLELALQGAPESRPLLHSDRGFQYTSHMFRHMTRVAGITQSMSRVGKCIDNGPMESFWGALKCESYYLHKFVEFDELRLAIQKYIYFYNEERYQQRLNGLAPLEYRAQAV
- a CDS encoding excalibur calcium-binding domain-containing protein; translated protein: MNIRKVILLVVIAIVYLLLFTITFWSLIGLLISAVGLYFYFKPRLRNPVKYPTFVVWLGVFIAFSISIYMVDRINEPQKIEAGSSTKETKMLESLKIESKELETSLKDTQLKLKEQQQETKKLKEELEREKELRLQTVESYKEEADKRTALESKLKEEETKHIAAKEKIDELEASLASREMINEDESISDEEYVDEADTEVATDLEYDPSGADRDCGDFSSAQAAQDFYIAAGGPAVDPHDLDRDNDGNACDWN
- a CDS encoding helix-turn-helix domain-containing protein, which encodes MTKGRTTTFEERVQAVMDCIQNRKDYQSIMKTHRVSYQQIYSWVRKFEKDGIDALMDRRGRQRPVEELTDTDRLALDLKRLEKENERLRMENDFLKKLEEIERRSR
- a CDS encoding DinB family protein, with protein sequence MNAGKSMVSYHEWAMRVMLDHLDNLPKEVLIKEIKSSYPTIAKTLSHILAVDTMWIQILGKVDFQQALQDAMSQLPLTDAYTIEEFKMAFKNVSLKYQTFLNENSDLTVMIDVNNPWSGPRQTTYEEIFLHVSNHGTYHLGNITAMLRQQNETSLMMDYSLFWYEDTTVKS
- a CDS encoding 3-oxoacyl-ACP reductase, with translation MSRIVLVTGSSSGLGATIARVLVNNGFKVVINYFKSKDAAEQLVSELGVENALALYADVTKQDDVESMMQSATAHYSQIDVVINNALVDFKFDPVAQKSFIDLQWEDYQKQLDGTIKAAFHVIQSVLPQFMERHNGSIISIGTNLYQNPVVPYHEYTTAKAGLIGFTRNLAAELGQYGINVNVVSGGLLKVTDASAVTTAEVFDFIAQLTPLKKVTRPEEVAQLVAFLASEAASGITGQNVTVDGGLTMN